A window of Pseudomonas denitrificans (nom. rej.) genomic DNA:
GCCGCGGCTGCTGTCGAGCTGCACGTCACCACGGGCGCGGTCAGCCAGCAGGTCAAGGCGCTGCAGGCCAGCCTGGGCGTGGAGCTGTTCGAGAAACGAGGCCGTCAGCTGGTGCTGACCGACAGCGGCCGCGAGCTGCAGAAGCGCGTGGCCAGTGCCATGGGCGAGATCACCGAGGCGGTCCAGGCGTTGCAGGCGGGAGTCCGGCTGGAAGAGGACCGGGTGGACATCTGCCTGTCGATCCCGCCGGCCGAAGGCGTGGAGTGGCTGACCCGGCCGCTGCTGCGCTTCATGGAGGAGTCGCGCTCGGTGCGGGTCAGCGTGATCACCGCGCCGGGCATGCCGCAGGTGGACTGGCGCCGCGCCGACGTGGCGGTGATCTACGGCACACCGCCCTGGCCGGGTGTCTGGTGGCGCCTGCTGCATGGCATCCGCATGACGCCGGTGTGCAGCCCGCAATACCTGCGCGGGCCGCTGGCCATCGTCGAGGCCGCCGATCTGGCGCGGCACCGGTTGCTGCATGAGGATGACGGTAGCCAGTGGCAGCAATGGCTGGCCGAGGCTGGATACAGTCGGGGTGGTGCCGAGGACATCCATTTCGAAGACTTCGGCATGGTCCTGCAGGCCGCGCGCGATGGTTTCGGCGTGGCGC
This region includes:
- a CDS encoding LysR substrate-binding domain-containing protein, whose product is MALPPLHSFRVFESVARLGSLAAAAVELHVTTGAVSQQVKALQASLGVELFEKRGRQLVLTDSGRELQKRVASAMGEITEAVQALQAGVRLEEDRVDICLSIPPAEGVEWLTRPLLRFMEESRSVRVSVITAPGMPQVDWRRADVAVIYGTPPWPGVWWRLLHGIRMTPVCSPQYLRGPLAIVEAADLARHRLLHEDDGSQWQQWLAEAGYSRGGAEDIHFEDFGMVLQAARDGFGVALSDETVSQRDLDEGRLVRPLPISVAAVHNYYVVCPEAKRERPEVRAFIEWLLSISEPAQ